One part of the Arthrobacter sp. EM1 genome encodes these proteins:
- a CDS encoding HNH endonuclease, protein MIVDFLLLPQPGSPELHDLIASEQHRVLYNFLHARNDDPPTMVEIRAHAANVAGASHSQTDRRVRDLRDVYGIKVPCRRINGKPKYVLEGLRDPGAPRRTAISRRLRPQVLLSQRCAQCGKTPNEDGVKLEVDHKLPLTWGGDSDIDNLQALCHECNNGKRDYFTSIDQHADKMRAAASWLEPHKRIGEALKAFEAAGELAPSQIVAVVACMHQFQEDWQKRMRELKELGWQYRVHYRYEDGRKRSHYELTAFTPWPLGDVAAEIRRRERTRKADKKSASS, encoded by the coding sequence ATGATCGTTGACTTTCTGCTTTTGCCGCAGCCTGGCAGTCCCGAGCTTCATGATCTGATCGCGTCTGAGCAACACCGAGTGCTATACAACTTCCTACATGCTCGAAATGATGATCCCCCGACGATGGTGGAAATTCGGGCTCATGCTGCAAATGTCGCGGGTGCCAGTCATTCCCAAACAGATCGTCGAGTTCGCGACCTTCGAGACGTCTACGGGATTAAGGTGCCTTGTCGGCGCATCAATGGTAAGCCGAAATACGTTCTCGAAGGACTCCGAGATCCTGGCGCTCCTCGAAGGACCGCAATCTCGCGCCGCCTTCGGCCTCAGGTCCTCCTCAGCCAGCGGTGTGCGCAATGTGGCAAGACGCCGAATGAAGACGGTGTCAAACTTGAGGTTGATCACAAACTTCCACTTACCTGGGGCGGGGACAGCGACATAGATAACCTCCAAGCCCTGTGTCACGAATGCAACAACGGTAAGCGCGACTACTTTACATCTATCGATCAACATGCCGACAAGATGCGGGCCGCCGCTTCCTGGCTCGAGCCGCACAAGCGTATCGGTGAAGCGCTGAAGGCCTTTGAGGCAGCCGGTGAGTTGGCGCCAAGCCAAATTGTCGCCGTCGTCGCTTGTATGCATCAGTTCCAAGAAGACTGGCAGAAGCGCATGCGCGAGCTAAAAGAACTCGGCTGGCAGTATAGGGTCCACTATCGATACGAGGACGGACGCAAGCGTAGCCACTATGAACTAACAGCCTTTACGCCATGGCCGCTTGGCGATGTCGCCGCGGAGATTCGCCGACGCGAAAGGACTCGTAAAGCCGATAAGAAGTCGGCTTCTAGCTAA
- a CDS encoding DNA cytosine methyltransferase — MTTTPQLTVLEICAGAGGQSVGLEQAGFGHSLAVEIDKDAAATLRLNRPSWDVHHGDVREVNGKDYKGIDLLAGGVPCPPFSIAGKQLGADDERDLFPEALRLVDEAKPAAVMLENVKGLASARFSTYRQSILDALEALGYEADWQLFYSSEFGVPQLRPRFILVAVKKRYHKKFDWPAAHGKPPTVGEVLLPMMESGGWAGAAAWAKKANGIAPTVVGGSKKHGGADLGPTRAKAGWLQLGVDGKGIANEVPGFETPLDHIPRLTNEMVARIQGFPLGWQFSGKKTSVYRQIGNAFPPPVAAAIGTSIATALGVKSPANNQFEESVERHLRAVS, encoded by the coding sequence ATGACTACGACCCCCCAACTTACTGTGCTCGAAATCTGTGCCGGAGCTGGAGGTCAGTCAGTTGGCTTGGAGCAGGCTGGTTTCGGTCATTCTCTGGCCGTCGAGATCGACAAGGACGCCGCCGCCACCCTCCGCCTCAATCGACCCTCATGGGATGTTCACCATGGTGACGTCCGCGAAGTCAACGGCAAGGACTACAAAGGGATCGATCTGCTCGCTGGGGGAGTACCCTGCCCGCCGTTCAGCATCGCTGGAAAGCAGCTCGGCGCCGACGACGAGCGTGATCTTTTTCCAGAAGCGCTTCGCCTCGTGGATGAGGCTAAGCCTGCTGCCGTAATGCTAGAGAATGTCAAAGGTCTGGCATCGGCGAGGTTTTCGACCTATCGTCAGTCGATTCTTGATGCACTCGAAGCGCTCGGCTATGAGGCTGACTGGCAGCTCTTCTACTCGAGCGAATTTGGCGTCCCTCAGCTCCGGCCCCGGTTCATTCTCGTGGCCGTAAAAAAGCGTTACCACAAGAAGTTTGACTGGCCCGCTGCACATGGCAAACCGCCGACCGTTGGAGAAGTACTTTTGCCGATGATGGAGAGCGGCGGATGGGCTGGTGCCGCGGCCTGGGCTAAAAAGGCAAACGGTATTGCCCCGACTGTTGTCGGCGGCTCCAAGAAGCATGGGGGCGCTGACCTTGGGCCGACGCGTGCTAAAGCGGGTTGGCTTCAGCTCGGGGTCGACGGCAAAGGCATCGCCAATGAAGTTCCGGGGTTTGAAACGCCGCTAGACCACATTCCTCGCCTGACCAACGAAATGGTTGCCCGCATCCAGGGCTTCCCTCTTGGCTGGCAGTTCTCTGGCAAGAAGACGTCCGTCTACCGACAGATTGGGAATGCGTTCCCGCCGCCGGTTGCAGCAGCCATCGGGACTTCTATTGCCACTGCCCTGGGCGTCAAGTCTCCTGCCAACAATCAGTTTGAGGAGTCGGTGGAGCGGCACCTACGCGCTGTTAGCTAG